The following coding sequences lie in one Brevibacterium marinum genomic window:
- the selB gene encoding selenocysteine-specific translation elongation factor codes for MYVVATAGHVDHGKSTLVNALTGMEPDRWAEERKRGLTIDLGFAWTTLPSGRELAFVDVPGHEKFLANMLAGVGPAPIVCLVVAADKGWQAQSSDHRDAIAALGITRGLVVITRADIAPESVAATEAEVRVQLQGTPLADAPVLTVSATTRDGLENLVATLDAVTAEAPAPDSEARLRLWVDRAFTITGAGTVVTGTLTAGTLRTGDRLRFVGETTSDSTAVRGLQSRNSSAEVVVPSARVAVNLRDVAADDIHRGDALIAADSWPIVEVIDVRRTMGQPLDEGVHGLMLHIGTAAVPVHMRPFDADHARLTLDRPLPLQVTDRIVLRSPGSRIVFAGVVILDVEPPELGRRGAGTRRARELTGRPETGDILAEVARRGAVERTQLERFGLCVPEVVSETVSDPVADGETTAGFATAGESGGLPDDIEEVAGGWLVHRPTLNTWVTAAQKAVRTRLAAEPLAAGVAEKALAEELRRFDPALPDAALSRGSRGGTRGGGAGYSQELVAAIASRAGLETVRGMVRPPGHTADLGPAEPGVAELERRLSVNPFAAPEADDLRELRLGVRELAVAESAGRLLRLGDGVVVSPRTPAQAMRLLAGLDQPFTTSAARKALGTTRRVVIPLLEHLDGRGWTRRIDNTTREVVR; via the coding sequence ATGTACGTCGTCGCGACCGCCGGCCACGTCGATCACGGGAAGTCCACCCTGGTCAACGCCCTGACCGGCATGGAACCCGACCGCTGGGCCGAGGAGAGGAAGCGAGGCCTGACGATCGACCTCGGCTTCGCCTGGACGACCCTGCCATCCGGACGGGAACTCGCGTTCGTCGACGTGCCCGGGCATGAGAAGTTCCTCGCGAACATGCTCGCCGGTGTCGGCCCGGCCCCGATCGTGTGCCTCGTCGTCGCCGCCGACAAGGGCTGGCAGGCCCAGTCGAGCGACCACCGGGACGCGATCGCCGCTCTCGGGATCACCCGTGGGCTCGTCGTCATCACCCGTGCGGACATCGCCCCCGAATCGGTCGCCGCGACCGAAGCCGAAGTCCGAGTCCAACTGCAGGGCACACCGCTGGCCGATGCCCCTGTGCTCACCGTCTCCGCAACGACTCGGGATGGTCTCGAGAATCTCGTCGCAACGCTCGACGCAGTCACCGCCGAGGCGCCGGCACCCGATTCCGAGGCCCGCCTGCGGTTGTGGGTCGACCGCGCCTTCACGATCACGGGCGCCGGCACCGTCGTCACCGGCACGCTCACCGCCGGAACTCTGCGCACGGGCGACCGCCTGCGCTTCGTCGGTGAGACCACCTCGGACTCGACCGCAGTCCGGGGGCTGCAGAGTCGGAATTCCTCCGCCGAGGTGGTCGTCCCCAGCGCTCGTGTCGCCGTCAACCTGCGCGACGTCGCGGCCGACGACATCCACCGCGGCGACGCCCTCATCGCCGCTGATTCGTGGCCGATCGTCGAGGTCATCGACGTGCGCCGCACCATGGGTCAGCCACTCGACGAGGGAGTCCACGGACTCATGCTCCACATCGGAACCGCGGCCGTGCCCGTGCACATGCGGCCCTTCGACGCCGACCACGCCCGACTGACCTTGGATCGTCCGCTGCCGCTGCAGGTCACCGACCGGATCGTGCTGCGCAGCCCCGGCAGCCGCATTGTCTTCGCCGGAGTCGTCATCCTCGACGTCGAGCCGCCGGAGCTCGGCCGCAGAGGTGCAGGCACCCGGCGTGCCCGTGAACTGACCGGTCGACCTGAGACCGGAGACATCCTCGCCGAGGTGGCCCGTCGCGGCGCCGTCGAACGGACACAATTGGAGCGCTTCGGTCTGTGCGTGCCCGAGGTGGTGTCTGAGACGGTGTCCGATCCTGTGGCCGATGGCGAGACGACCGCCGGATTCGCCACCGCCGGCGAATCCGGCGGCTTGCCCGATGACATTGAGGAGGTGGCCGGCGGGTGGCTCGTCCACCGCCCGACGCTGAATACGTGGGTCACAGCCGCACAGAAGGCTGTGAGGACGCGGCTGGCAGCGGAACCTCTGGCGGCCGGTGTTGCGGAGAAGGCACTGGCCGAGGAGCTGCGACGCTTCGACCCTGCTCTGCCTGACGCCGCACTGTCGCGCGGAAGCCGGGGTGGCACGCGTGGCGGGGGAGCCGGCTACAGCCAGGAGCTCGTGGCCGCGATCGCCTCCCGCGCCGGCCTCGAAACGGTCAGGGGTATGGTTCGCCCGCCCGGACACACTGCTGATCTCGGCCCCGCCGAGCCCGGCGTCGCCGAACTCGAACGCCGCCTGAGCGTCAACCCCTTCGCCGCACCTGAGGCCGACGACCTGCGAGAACTCCGACTGGGAGTGCGGGAGCTCGCGGTCGCCGAATCCGCGGGACGGCTCCTGCGCCTCGGCGACGGTGTGGTTGTCTCACCGCGGACACCGGCACAGGCGATGAGACTGCTCGCGGGACTGGATCAGCCGTTCACGACCAGCGCGGCGAGGAAGGCCCTGGGCACCACACGTCGCGTCGTCATTCCGCTGCTCGAGCACCTCGACGGTCGCGGCTGGACCCGCCGCATCGACAACACAACACGCGAGGTCGTGCGGTAG
- the selA gene encoding L-seryl-tRNA(Sec) selenium transferase, with product MDDTDPRRSIPRTDRLLALPEVITAGEILSQSTIKAVISEVQSAARTREIPVAEVVPTIISRLSSRSASSLTPVLNATGIIVHTNLGRAPLSESAQQAVIDAAGYVDVEMDLETGRRSKRGTGAKQALLRACPGAEDALVVNNGAAALLLAVTALRGTKAAGRGGEAGAGSPIGGGEVIVSRGELIEIGAGFRLPDLMATTGSRIREVGMTNRTHLDDYAQAITADTASLLKVHTSNFRVEGFTAAVEIAQLRGLADEHDLPLIADLGSGLFEPDPSLPEEPDIAGALAAGADVVIVSGDKLLGGPQAGLILGRSDAVQAIAKHPLARAMRTDKLTLAAIEATVANTRNPVHEALHIDVDRLRDRTERLAGLVSGTVVGHDGRVGGGGAPGVPLPGWAVELPEALARVLRLGDPAVVARVHQGRCLIDLRCVPEHDDDRIAEAVNRARETTRRHLGGIEPGDARTDHLGGHGADHDEDGADRQDDAGLGDHA from the coding sequence TTGGACGATACGGATCCGCGACGCAGCATTCCGCGCACCGATCGCCTCCTCGCACTGCCTGAGGTCATCACCGCAGGTGAAATCCTGAGCCAGTCGACGATCAAGGCAGTCATCTCCGAAGTTCAGTCCGCTGCCCGGACCCGTGAGATCCCCGTCGCCGAGGTGGTCCCCACCATCATCTCTCGCCTGAGTTCTCGTTCGGCTTCCTCCCTGACCCCGGTACTCAACGCCACGGGAATCATCGTCCACACCAACCTCGGCCGGGCGCCTCTGTCCGAGTCTGCACAACAGGCTGTGATCGACGCTGCCGGATATGTCGACGTGGAGATGGATCTGGAGACGGGACGCCGCAGCAAGCGGGGGACCGGTGCAAAGCAGGCGCTTCTGCGCGCCTGCCCGGGGGCCGAAGACGCACTGGTCGTCAACAATGGTGCCGCTGCGCTGCTGCTTGCGGTGACCGCGCTGCGTGGGACGAAGGCTGCGGGTCGCGGCGGTGAGGCCGGAGCCGGCAGCCCAATCGGTGGCGGCGAAGTCATCGTCAGCCGCGGGGAACTCATCGAGATCGGCGCGGGGTTCCGCCTGCCCGATCTCATGGCGACGACCGGATCCCGGATCCGGGAGGTGGGGATGACGAATCGCACCCATCTCGACGACTACGCACAGGCGATCACTGCCGACACCGCGAGCCTGCTCAAGGTCCACACGAGCAACTTCCGCGTCGAAGGTTTCACCGCCGCAGTCGAGATCGCGCAATTGCGCGGACTCGCCGACGAACACGACCTTCCGCTCATCGCCGACCTGGGCAGCGGACTGTTCGAACCCGACCCGTCCCTGCCCGAGGAGCCCGACATCGCCGGTGCGCTCGCCGCCGGAGCCGACGTCGTCATCGTCAGCGGTGACAAACTCCTCGGCGGTCCACAGGCCGGCCTCATCCTCGGCCGCAGTGATGCCGTGCAGGCGATCGCGAAGCATCCCCTGGCCAGAGCGATGCGCACCGACAAGCTCACCCTCGCCGCGATCGAAGCCACGGTCGCGAACACTCGGAACCCGGTCCATGAGGCTCTGCACATCGACGTCGACCGTCTCAGGGATCGCACCGAGCGCCTCGCCGGACTCGTCTCCGGCACGGTCGTCGGCCACGACGGACGGGTCGGCGGTGGGGGAGCCCCCGGCGTTCCCTTGCCCGGCTGGGCCGTCGAACTGCCCGAGGCGCTCGCCCGGGTGCTCCGCCTCGGCGACCCTGCAGTCGTCGCCAGGGTTCATCAGGGGCGATGCCTCATCGACCTGCGCTGTGTCCCTGAACATGATGACGACCGAATCGCCGAAGCGGTGAACCGTGCCCGCGAGACGACACGGAGGCACCTCGGCGGAATCGAACCGGGCGATGCTCGCACCGACCACCTCGGCGGTCATGGTGCGGACCATGACGAGGACGGTGCGGACCGTCAGGACGATGCGGGTCTTGGCGACCATGCCTGA
- the selD gene encoding selenide, water dikinase SelD, producing the protein MTATPERLTSFAHGGGCACKIPPGELEDAVKGLTGQSGQSGPDVLVGLDDGDDASAVRVREDLAVLSTADFFTPVVDDAYDWGRIAAANALSDIYAMGGTPVTAINLVGWPREKLPMELLTEVLRGGLDVAAQANCPVAGGHSIDDPEPKYGMAVTGIAHPDAIMRNDAAEAGLPLTLTKPIGVGILNNRHKATGDSIEEAVATMTALNADAAQAAVTAGVKAATDVTGFGLLGHLFKMCRASGVGAVIDAAAVPRLGGVDESIAAGYVSGGTRRNLDWVRPSLSAEDSVSEDDLLLLADAQTSGGLLVVGELPGHPVIGEIVVGSGVHVR; encoded by the coding sequence ATGACTGCCACCCCGGAACGCCTGACTTCATTCGCCCACGGCGGAGGCTGCGCCTGCAAGATCCCGCCGGGCGAGCTCGAGGACGCGGTCAAGGGACTGACCGGACAGTCCGGGCAGTCGGGCCCCGACGTCCTCGTCGGCCTCGACGACGGCGATGATGCCTCTGCCGTCCGCGTGCGCGAGGATCTCGCGGTGCTCTCAACGGCCGACTTCTTCACTCCGGTCGTCGACGATGCCTACGATTGGGGTCGGATTGCGGCAGCGAACGCACTGTCCGACATCTACGCGATGGGCGGGACGCCGGTGACCGCGATCAACCTCGTCGGCTGGCCACGTGAGAAGCTCCCGATGGAGCTGCTGACAGAGGTGCTGCGCGGCGGACTCGATGTCGCAGCTCAGGCCAACTGTCCCGTCGCCGGTGGGCACTCGATCGACGATCCCGAACCGAAGTACGGCATGGCCGTGACCGGCATTGCCCATCCGGATGCGATCATGCGCAACGATGCCGCCGAGGCGGGTCTGCCCCTGACATTGACCAAACCCATCGGCGTCGGCATCCTCAACAACCGTCACAAGGCCACAGGCGACAGCATCGAGGAGGCGGTGGCGACGATGACCGCCCTCAACGCCGATGCCGCTCAGGCTGCCGTCACGGCCGGAGTCAAGGCGGCCACAGACGTCACCGGTTTCGGACTCCTCGGCCATCTGTTCAAGATGTGCCGTGCCTCGGGAGTCGGTGCCGTCATCGACGCGGCCGCGGTGCCCCGCCTCGGCGGAGTCGATGAGTCGATCGCGGCCGGTTACGTCTCCGGCGGAACCCGTCGCAACCTCGACTGGGTGCGGCCCAGTCTCAGCGCCGAAGACTCGGTCAGCGAAGATGATCTGCTCCTCCTCGCCGATGCACAGACCTCGGGCGGGCTGCTCGTCGTCGGTGAGCTGCCGGGTCACCCGGTCATCGGGGAGATCGTCGTGGGGTCCGGCGTTCACGTGCGGTGA
- a CDS encoding TetR/AcrR family transcriptional regulator, which translates to MARPVSPLLSREKIAHAAIEMVDAGDELKIQPLAKKLGVSLSSLYHHVDGREGIIHAMREVLSSEYEFTPPRGRSWKAALKNGVSALYRLYSDHPRVMIHLLGVTIREPETLQLYESLVEILRRSGLPDDEILTTLEVVDAFAFGVALDALSPTTIFAPEDPGSPIAELMMAHPTGSERNELLYKRGLDIIIAGIESRTP; encoded by the coding sequence ATGGCTCGACCGGTATCACCGCTTCTCAGCCGGGAGAAGATCGCGCATGCCGCGATCGAGATGGTTGACGCAGGAGACGAACTGAAGATCCAGCCCCTGGCCAAGAAGCTCGGGGTCAGTCTCTCTTCGCTCTACCATCATGTGGACGGCCGCGAGGGGATCATCCACGCCATGCGTGAGGTTCTCAGCAGCGAATACGAATTCACTCCTCCACGAGGTCGGTCATGGAAAGCGGCCCTGAAGAATGGGGTGAGCGCGCTGTATCGGCTGTACTCTGACCATCCGCGCGTGATGATCCATCTTCTTGGTGTCACGATCCGCGAACCCGAGACATTGCAGCTGTACGAATCGCTGGTCGAGATCCTCCGACGATCCGGACTGCCCGACGACGAAATCCTCACCACACTGGAGGTTGTCGATGCGTTCGCATTCGGAGTCGCTCTCGACGCCCTATCGCCGACGACGATCTTCGCGCCGGAGGATCCAGGTTCTCCGATTGCTGAGCTTATGATGGCCCACCCAACAGGCAGTGAGCGCAACGAGCTGCTTTACAAGCGGGGGCTCGACATCATCATCGCGGGAATCGAATCGCGGACGCCGTAG
- a CDS encoding aminoglycoside adenylyltransferase domain-containing protein, whose amino-acid sequence MDSLLPKDAARAVGSYLRSADRLMPGALTACAVSGSTALGAYRPGRSDIDLVSVLSDEWRQHRSLMARLRVLHLSQLPRLTMRAARGMGFSACCNTVFVWESELARPVTEIRAIASHVGEIFEPRGAFDVNPVIWKELVDGGISVLGKDVSEWGLDPEPGALRNWVADNLREYWAPLAESVSSGRRRLTASGVEWCLLGPARMHHTLLTGEILSKEAAALHALEEFPAHSRIVAVALAHLHGDAIPTVPPRGQWRGRTARAMQAIIADSLTNHLP is encoded by the coding sequence ATGGACTCACTGCTGCCCAAGGACGCAGCACGCGCTGTCGGATCGTATCTGCGCAGCGCCGATCGACTGATGCCGGGTGCACTCACCGCGTGCGCAGTCAGCGGTTCAACCGCCCTCGGCGCCTACCGTCCGGGTCGCAGCGATATCGACCTCGTCTCCGTACTCAGCGATGAGTGGAGGCAGCACCGCAGCCTCATGGCACGCCTGAGGGTCCTGCACCTCTCCCAACTGCCCCGCCTGACCATGCGTGCAGCACGTGGGATGGGCTTCAGCGCATGCTGCAACACCGTGTTCGTATGGGAGTCCGAGCTCGCACGACCGGTGACCGAGATCCGAGCGATCGCCTCACACGTCGGTGAGATCTTCGAGCCTCGCGGCGCCTTCGACGTCAATCCGGTGATCTGGAAGGAGCTCGTCGACGGCGGCATCTCTGTCCTCGGCAAGGACGTCTCCGAGTGGGGTCTCGACCCGGAGCCCGGTGCGCTTCGGAACTGGGTGGCGGACAATCTTCGCGAATACTGGGCTCCGCTTGCCGAGAGTGTGAGCAGTGGCAGACGGAGGCTTACCGCCAGTGGTGTGGAATGGTGCCTACTCGGACCGGCCCGCATGCATCACACGCTTCTGACCGGGGAGATCCTCAGCAAGGAGGCCGCCGCGCTCCATGCACTCGAGGAATTCCCCGCGCACTCCCGCATCGTCGCGGTCGCCCTCGCCCATCTACATGGCGACGCGATACCGACAGTCCCGCCTCGTGGGCAGTGGCGCGGCCGGACGGCACGGGCGATGCAGGCGATCATCGCCGACTCCCTGACGAACCACCTCCCGTGA
- a CDS encoding MFS transporter: MTSAPTSDMPTTDDPRVPLRIRNGSAVFLVSLAGLMMANLAPLIMSVFEKVGFDVVASGNILTWGLFASALVGLSTSRAAAGAHRRALAAVGLVIAVIGFLFAAMVAQPVLVVTGFIVGSVGVGAAISTSGAAIAALRNPNRVSATSGVVNRLLVMVVLAVIPLLGLAQITVFGALALLSLLSLAVTVWLPNTPEFSAVDIAATAAEPKKSPRRVLLAGIGVLIVFPLWGTSEDAVRTLAPVLGDAVGLGEQSLGFALSAAAGVGAGAMVIVTLSGRRIGRAIPLAIALLVGGAAKIWIGLTDDPQTLAILIVAVNTIYAFAFVLFLATAAGLDARGYWSGPLIGAYIVGSSFAPIIGAWIIDRVGVPTFGVAMGVISFLLIVPTILIAQVSTSVERTLGHLGAEKAPH; encoded by the coding sequence ATGACTTCCGCACCCACGTCCGATATGCCGACGACCGACGATCCGCGAGTCCCCCTGAGAATTCGAAACGGCAGCGCGGTCTTCCTCGTTTCGCTCGCCGGCCTCATGATGGCCAACCTTGCACCGCTGATCATGTCCGTATTCGAGAAGGTCGGCTTCGACGTCGTCGCTTCAGGCAACATCCTCACCTGGGGACTCTTCGCATCGGCACTTGTCGGCCTCAGTACCTCACGAGCCGCGGCGGGAGCGCATCGTCGCGCCCTCGCCGCCGTCGGCCTCGTCATCGCCGTCATCGGGTTCCTCTTTGCGGCCATGGTTGCACAGCCGGTCCTGGTCGTCACCGGATTCATCGTCGGATCGGTGGGTGTCGGCGCTGCGATCTCAACCTCGGGTGCGGCCATCGCCGCTCTGAGGAACCCCAATCGAGTCAGTGCCACAAGCGGCGTGGTCAATCGTCTGCTCGTCATGGTGGTGCTTGCCGTGATTCCGCTGCTCGGCCTCGCACAGATCACCGTGTTCGGAGCACTCGCCCTGCTGTCCCTACTCAGCCTCGCTGTCACCGTCTGGCTTCCCAACACACCTGAGTTCTCAGCCGTCGACATCGCCGCGACCGCTGCAGAACCGAAGAAGTCACCTCGGAGAGTGCTTCTCGCAGGCATCGGGGTGCTCATCGTCTTTCCGCTCTGGGGCACGAGCGAGGATGCCGTAAGGACCCTTGCTCCCGTGCTCGGGGATGCCGTGGGCTTGGGCGAGCAGAGCCTGGGATTCGCTCTCAGCGCTGCGGCGGGCGTCGGAGCCGGCGCGATGGTCATCGTCACCCTCAGCGGCCGACGGATCGGCCGGGCTATCCCCTTGGCCATCGCACTTCTCGTCGGCGGTGCTGCGAAGATCTGGATCGGCCTGACCGACGATCCGCAGACGCTCGCGATACTCATCGTCGCCGTCAACACCATCTATGCTTTCGCGTTCGTCCTCTTCCTGGCCACCGCCGCCGGACTCGACGCCCGCGGGTACTGGTCGGGCCCGCTGATCGGTGCATATATCGTCGGCTCGAGCTTCGCCCCGATCATCGGCGCCTGGATCATCGACCGTGTGGGGGTACCGACCTTCGGAGTGGCCATGGGCGTCATCAGCTTCCTCCTCATCGTTCCGACCATACTCATCGCTCAAGTCTCGACCAGCGTCGAACGCACTCTCGGCCACCTCGGCGCTGAGAAGGCCCCGCACTGA
- a CDS encoding M20 family metallo-hydrolase produces the protein MTTAPATRSDRDDEFLADWSVHSGFGAVEGTNGVDRQAASAADGQQRRWFAELLEEHGFTVHRDAIGNQFGMLELVPGAPYVLTGSHMDSQPTAGRFDGAYGVMSSAHACFAVADELRADPSKAKYNLAVVNWFNEEGSRFKPSMMGSNVFTGKTELETALATSDPHGVTVAEALDAIGERGDFTAPEIAAYAEIHVQQGRSMEEDGVTIGLVNATWAAHKYEFRVTGKQAHSGSTLMSDRRDALLGAARLVVAARDLVEEFDAGALHTACGELNVYPNSPVVVASEVGLLLDLRSASAEVIAAAHDSLMTTVAKVREEVGVEIDIVAEHSWEQNPYSEDGVELARSAAEDLGLASARVMTVAGHDSTNMKDSVPTVMLFVPSVGGVSHSLQEFTKDEDLVSGLHHLTEVVRRLAGGALG, from the coding sequence ATGACCACAGCGCCCGCCACACGCTCGGATCGCGACGACGAATTCCTCGCCGACTGGTCCGTGCATTCGGGCTTCGGCGCCGTCGAGGGCACGAACGGCGTCGACCGGCAGGCGGCGAGCGCGGCCGATGGCCAGCAGCGCAGATGGTTCGCCGAGCTGCTCGAGGAGCACGGCTTCACGGTTCACCGGGATGCGATCGGCAACCAGTTCGGCATGCTCGAACTCGTCCCCGGCGCCCCGTATGTGCTCACCGGTTCGCACATGGACTCACAGCCCACCGCAGGGCGCTTCGACGGCGCCTACGGTGTCATGTCCTCGGCCCACGCCTGCTTCGCCGTCGCCGACGAGCTGCGCGCCGACCCGTCGAAGGCGAAGTACAACCTCGCCGTCGTCAACTGGTTCAACGAAGAGGGCTCACGCTTCAAACCCTCGATGATGGGCAGCAACGTCTTCACCGGCAAGACCGAACTCGAGACCGCACTGGCCACGAGCGACCCGCACGGCGTCACCGTCGCCGAGGCGCTCGACGCGATCGGCGAACGCGGAGACTTCACCGCTCCCGAGATCGCCGCCTATGCCGAGATCCACGTCCAGCAGGGCCGCAGCATGGAAGAGGACGGGGTCACGATCGGCCTCGTCAATGCCACCTGGGCCGCGCACAAGTACGAGTTCCGCGTCACCGGGAAGCAGGCCCACAGCGGCTCGACCCTGATGAGCGATCGCCGCGATGCGCTTCTCGGCGCCGCCCGGCTCGTGGTCGCCGCCCGTGACCTCGTCGAAGAGTTCGATGCGGGAGCGCTGCACACCGCCTGCGGTGAGCTCAACGTCTATCCGAACTCTCCCGTCGTCGTGGCCAGCGAGGTCGGTCTGCTCCTCGACCTGCGTTCGGCCAGCGCCGAGGTGATCGCCGCCGCCCATGATTCCCTCATGACCACTGTCGCGAAGGTGCGCGAGGAGGTCGGCGTCGAGATCGATATCGTCGCCGAACACAGTTGGGAGCAGAACCCGTACTCCGAGGACGGGGTCGAGCTGGCACGGTCAGCGGCCGAGGACCTGGGACTCGCCTCGGCGCGGGTGATGACCGTGGCCGGGCACGACTCGACGAACATGAAGGACTCCGTGCCCACGGTGATGCTGTTCGTTCCCAGCGTCGGCGGGGTCTCCCACAGCCTCCAGGAGTTCACGAAGGACGAGGACCTCGTCTCGGGCCTGCATCACCTCACCGAGGTGGTTCGTCGACTGGCCGGTGGCGCGCTGGGCTGA
- a CDS encoding class I SAM-dependent methyltransferase: MADFTWDPDTYLDVMADEIPDYPRLQTELVAAVAEVSPRTILDLGVGSGLTAKWVAEALPEGHIHGIDASQEMLDEAAEVLGPERTTLGHGRLEAPLPDGPFDLVMSTLAVHHLDGEGKADLFKRIGTVLVDGGRFVLADLVVPPDPADVVTPIDGVVDTPSSLAEQLDWMNTAGLAPRVTWQHRDLAVVAADRVG, from the coding sequence ATGGCTGATTTCACCTGGGATCCGGACACCTATCTCGACGTCATGGCCGATGAGATTCCCGACTATCCGCGCCTGCAGACGGAACTTGTCGCGGCGGTCGCTGAAGTCAGTCCGCGTACGATCCTCGACCTCGGCGTGGGCAGCGGGCTGACGGCCAAATGGGTCGCCGAGGCGCTGCCCGAAGGCCATATCCATGGCATCGACGCGAGTCAGGAGATGCTGGACGAAGCCGCCGAGGTTCTCGGTCCTGAACGCACAACGCTGGGACACGGGCGACTCGAAGCTCCGCTGCCGGACGGCCCCTTCGACCTCGTGATGTCGACTCTGGCCGTGCATCACCTCGACGGTGAGGGCAAGGCCGATCTGTTCAAGCGAATCGGCACGGTTCTCGTCGACGGAGGCAGGTTCGTGCTCGCCGATCTCGTCGTCCCGCCCGACCCTGCCGACGTCGTCACTCCGATCGATGGGGTCGTCGACACCCCGAGTTCCTTGGCTGAGCAGCTCGACTGGATGAATACGGCAGGACTGGCTCCGAGGGTGACGTGGCAGCATCGCGACCTCGCGGTGGTCGCCGCCGACAGGGTGGGCTAG
- a CDS encoding amidohydrolase, giving the protein MTTVFTNAAVFTGDEHAPIHEAVAIDSERILAVGERSTVLNIAGDSAEEIDLGGSLLAPGFVEAHTHMMMLGQTLDKVQLRDCTSLEEIQARLIRRRREQPDACWILGSGWMFEALPSDRPTAAMIDEVIDDIPVLLDSNDVHSSWVNTAALRAMGIGRQTPDPPGGEIVRDAQANATGFLLENAAIEHAWTYLENKTTDDDRDRFLDSAFRTYLEHGVTAATDMAVGEAEAAAFRRRLDRDGRLPFPVTGYWLLRPTGDPAQDLDNVRRAAQMREQFATAPGSRWFRIVGVKFILDGVIDACTAAMREPYADGTHAEPIWSYESAAPVAVSADAHGLDLAMHAIGDHASEIAFDLVDECARVNGQKPRSPRIEHLESVTNGTIARMAELDVVASMQPVHCDPAIMANWMAMLGDRRAETGFPWQTLREAGVRIALGTDAPTAPHQTTHNLFIALTTRSTLEPGPRTYHAERAFTPREALASLTRHGAAAGGFDAGIGTIAPGGPANLIVLDVNPFEDDTDKLLTSHVLRALIDGEHVRAAT; this is encoded by the coding sequence ATGACCACTGTCTTCACGAACGCAGCAGTATTCACCGGCGACGAACATGCGCCGATCCATGAAGCAGTGGCCATCGATTCCGAGCGCATCCTTGCTGTCGGCGAACGCTCGACGGTGCTCAACATCGCGGGAGACAGCGCCGAGGAGATCGACCTCGGTGGAAGCCTCCTCGCACCCGGGTTCGTCGAAGCGCACACCCACATGATGATGCTGGGACAGACGCTCGACAAGGTGCAGCTGCGTGATTGCACGAGCCTCGAAGAGATCCAGGCACGCCTGATCCGCAGGCGCCGGGAACAGCCCGACGCCTGCTGGATCCTCGGCTCGGGGTGGATGTTCGAAGCCCTCCCCAGCGATCGACCCACAGCTGCCATGATCGACGAAGTGATCGACGACATCCCCGTCCTCCTCGATTCCAACGATGTGCACTCGTCCTGGGTGAATACGGCTGCGCTGCGTGCGATGGGCATCGGCCGGCAGACACCGGATCCGCCCGGCGGTGAGATCGTTCGCGACGCGCAGGCCAATGCCACCGGCTTCCTGCTCGAGAATGCAGCGATCGAACACGCATGGACCTATCTAGAAAACAAGACGACCGATGACGATCGGGATCGATTCCTCGACAGCGCCTTCCGCACCTACCTCGAACACGGAGTCACCGCAGCTACCGATATGGCAGTGGGCGAAGCAGAGGCCGCCGCCTTCCGTCGTCGCCTCGACCGTGACGGACGCCTGCCCTTTCCTGTCACCGGCTACTGGCTGCTCCGACCCACGGGGGATCCGGCACAAGACCTCGACAACGTCAGACGCGCTGCCCAGATGCGCGAGCAGTTCGCCACTGCGCCGGGATCCCGATGGTTTCGAATCGTCGGCGTCAAGTTCATCCTCGACGGAGTCATCGACGCCTGCACTGCGGCCATGCGCGAGCCATATGCCGACGGAACACATGCAGAGCCGATCTGGTCGTACGAATCTGCGGCTCCAGTCGCCGTGTCGGCTGATGCGCACGGCCTCGACCTCGCCATGCATGCCATCGGCGACCATGCGAGCGAGATCGCATTCGATCTCGTCGATGAATGCGCACGCGTCAACGGCCAGAAGCCGCGCAGTCCTCGTATCGAGCACCTCGAATCGGTAACAAATGGGACGATTGCTCGCATGGCAGAACTGGACGTCGTCGCTTCAATGCAACCTGTTCACTGCGACCCCGCGATCATGGCGAACTGGATGGCGATGCTGGGCGATAGGCGAGCAGAGACCGGCTTTCCGTGGCAGACATTGCGTGAGGCAGGCGTGAGGATCGCGCTCGGAACCGACGCCCCCACCGCCCCCCATCAAACGACACACAACCTCTTCATCGCCCTGACCACTCGGTCCACGCTTGAGCCGGGGCCGCGAACCTATCACGCGGAGCGAGCCTTCACGCCACGCGAAGCACTCGCTTCGCTCACCCGTCACGGCGCAGCAGCCGGTGGCTTCGACGCCGGGATCGGAACTATAGCTCCCGGAGGGCCTGCGAACCTGATCGTGCTCGATGTCAATCCGTTCGAAGACGACACCGACAAGCTTCTGACGTCTCACGTCCTGCGCGCACTGATCGACGGCGAACACGTGAGAGCAGCCACCTGA